The genomic segment GATGGGACGCAAGGGATATGAGGAATTCGTGCCGTGAGTTGTCATTGGTAATTTGTAATTGGTAATTTTGAGGGGCGACGTCGGCCTGCAACGATCGCAATTACAAATCACAAATTGCCGATTACCAATCCATCCAAGGTTCGTGTGCGCTTCGCGCCTTCGCCTACGGGGCACCTGCACGTGGGCAACGTCCGCACCGCGCTCTTCAACTGGCTGTTTGCACGCCAGAAGCGGGGCACCTTCATCCTGCGCATCGAAGATACGGATCTCGAGCGCAGCGAGGCCCGCTTCGAAGACCTGATTTACGACGACCTGCGCTGGCTCGGCCTCGACTGGGATGAAGGTCCCGACGTGGGCGGGCCGCACGCGCCCTACCGACAGTCCGAGCGCCTGGATCTCTACCGGCAGAACGCCGAGCGGCTGCTCGCCGAGGGCAAGGCGTATCTCTGCTTCTGCACGCCCGAGGAACTGGAGCGCGAGCGGCAACGGGCCGCGGCCGAGCATCTTCCACAGCACTACTCGGGCAAGTGCCGCGCCCTGGATCCGGCGGCGTCGAAACAGCGCCGTGCCGCGGGCGAAGCGGCCGCGATCCGACTGCTGATTCCCGAGCGTCCCATCCGCTTCCATGATCTGGTCCGTGGCGACGTGGAGTTCGCGCATGAGGCCGTGGGCGACCCCATCATCCTGCGCTCCAACGGCATGCCGGTCTACAACTATGTGGTGGTGATTGACGACGCCGCCATGCGGATCACGCACGTCATCCGCGGCGACGACCACCTCTCGAACACGCCCAAGCAGGTGGCCCTGTACGAAGCGCTGGGCTGGCCGGTGCCGGAGTTCGCGCATCTTTCGACCATCCTGGGCGCCGACCGCGAGCGGCTCTCCAAGCGCCACGGCGCAACGTCGATTGAAAACTTCCGCAGCATGGGCGTGCTGCCGGAAGCGCTGATGAACTACCTGGCTCTGCTGGGCTGGGCTCCTTCGGGCGGCGACCGCGAAGTGTTCTCGCGCGACGAGCTGGTGAAGGAGTTCGCACTCGAGCGCGTGACCCCTTCGCCCGCCGTTTTCGACATGGACAAGCTCCACTGGCTCAACCGGCACTACGTGAAGCAGAGTCCGAGTGACCGCATCGTGGAGCTGGCGCTGCCGTTCTTCGTGAAGGCAGGTCTGCTGACAGAGAAGCCCGATGCCGTGACGCGCGCATGGTTGCAGAAGGTGGTGGAGCTCTTGGCGCCGTCCGTGGATCGACTGGAGCAATTGCCGGAGCGAGCGGCGTTCCTTTTCCGCTACGACGCCGCGGCGGCGCTGGCTTCGGCGGACAACGCCGAAGTCCTGGCGCTGGAGAAAGCCAGGGCGGTGGTGGAATCCTTTGCGCGACGAATCACGCAGGACACCAACCCGA from the Terriglobales bacterium genome contains:
- the gltX gene encoding glutamate--tRNA ligase, which translates into the protein MRFAPSPTGHLHVGNVRTALFNWLFARQKRGTFILRIEDTDLERSEARFEDLIYDDLRWLGLDWDEGPDVGGPHAPYRQSERLDLYRQNAERLLAEGKAYLCFCTPEELERERQRAAAEHLPQHYSGKCRALDPAASKQRRAAGEAAAIRLLIPERPIRFHDLVRGDVEFAHEAVGDPIILRSNGMPVYNYVVVIDDAAMRITHVIRGDDHLSNTPKQVALYEALGWPVPEFAHLSTILGADRERLSKRHGATSIENFRSMGVLPEALMNYLALLGWAPSGGDREVFSRDELVKEFALERVTPSPAVFDMDKLHWLNRHYVKQSPSDRIVELALPFFVKAGLLTEKPDAVTRAWLQKVVELLAPSVDRLEQLPERAAFLFRYDAAAALASADNAEVLALEKARAVVESFARRITQDTNPMTADRFNAMVNEIKTETGAKGRELFHPIRIILTGSHSGPAFDKLVPIMEEGSRLNLPQPVKSVAGRASDFLRELGKGG